In Ipomoea triloba cultivar NCNSP0323 chromosome 15, ASM357664v1, one genomic interval encodes:
- the LOC116007480 gene encoding protein SUPPRESSOR OF npr1-1, CONSTITUTIVE 1-like isoform X5, with protein sequence MVKLEDMASASSATPSQSTPKFTYDVFLSFRGEDTRKNFVDHLYHWLEQKGLHTFKDDERLEKGQSIAPTLLQAIQQSRFAVVVFSKNYASSTWCLDELAKIMECKHNLNQVVVPIFYDIEPSHVRKQTASFKGAFAKHEENFKDDEGKVKVERWRKALTDAGSIAGHDLHGHEYNGFETECIKAVIADISKQLPPPQSVQKGLVGLESRLEEIRMKLKVCDVNVKLILGLWGMGGIGKTTIARAAFERFSSAFEGSCFLADVRKHGMEALQKKLLSKVLKENSIYIDDVDEGFQMIKKRLEWKRVLIVLDDVDHENQLNKLVGDGEWICNGSRVIITTRDKHLFTQFSVVVEPHEVEKLDKEKALELFSWHAFKKESPEKGFEDLCTSFVAHASGLPLALKVWGSFLRGQTKQKMWENTLENIKDIPEGEVIEMLKISYDRLGEECKNVFLDIVCFFRHEHRYIVEEVLNCCKLHPVTNISVLIDRCLLFESSRGYIRMHDLIYEMGLNIAREKGRRRCRLEDLEEDLEDEHKVVVEGLLLSFDCDEDISPCIDSFKQMTKLKMLIVRYQEEHYFCSSESHLKSIEALKETGITNYLPRSLTVLKFPYYPWSKLFFPMEMKKLTYLDLSASKYLLETPNFTKMPNLMNLNLSDCKKLETIHPSIKNLKKLVKLNLSLCSNLAKFPSFNQEMKSITYLDLENCCSLLETPNFSMMPNLKELRLSKCEKLKQIHPSFENLTELEELYFDGCRNLEKLPNINKEMKSITRLWFTYCDSLLETPNFAMMSNLKDLRLSNCEKLKEIHPSLENLTELEILCIKKCSTLEKLPNINKGMKSIKYLDLENCSSFLETPNFAMMLNLKELRLSKCEKLKEIHPSFGNLMELEKLYFDGCRILEKLPTINKEMKSITYLDLENCCSLLETPNFAMMPNLKELRLTNCEKLKEIHPSFGNLTELEKFYFDGCSALEKLPNINKEMKSITYLDLENCCSLLKTPNFAMMPKLKKLRLSKCEKLKEIHPSFGNLTELEQLYFDGCSAIEKLPTISKEMKSITYLDLENCCSLLETPNFAMMLNLKELRLSNCEKLKEIHPSFGNLMELEKLYFDGCRILEKLPTINKEMKSITYLDLENCFSLLETPNFAMMPNLKEFRLSKCEKLKEIHPFGNLRELEKLYFDGCSTLEKLPDINKEMKSITYLDLDNCCSLLETPNFAMMPNLKYLDLSKCKKLKEIHSSFGNLTELEQLHFDGCSTLEKLPNINKEMKSITYLDLDNCCSLLETPNFAMMPNLKCLDLSKCKKLKEIHPSFGNLTELEELYIDGCSNLEKLPTINKEMKSIMYLDLGNCCSLLETPNFAMMPNLNELRLSKCEKLKEIHPSIENLTELEELYLDGCSTLEKLPNINKGNLGSDGDIDIRGIKTFVPLLALVIISASIIRSANLVIISLVPLHKPIVWSIFLINITDDPIFKVNV encoded by the exons ATGGTGAAGTTGGAGGATATGGCTTCTGCCTCTTCTGCTACCCCTTCACAATCAACTCCCAAATTCACTTACGATGTTTTCTTGAGTTTTCGAGGGGAAGATACTCGCAAGAATTTTGTTGATCACCTTTACCATTGGCTGGAACAGAAAGGGCTCCACACCTTCAAAGATGACGAGCGGCTGGAGAAAGGACAGTCTATTGCTCCCACTCTCCTACAAGCTATTCAACAATCAAGATTTGCAGTTGTCGTCTTTTCCAAAAATTATGCATCTTCAACCTGGTGTCTAGACGAACTTGCAAAAATCATGGAATGCAAACATAATCTAAACCAGGTTGTGGTGCCAATTTTCTACGACATAGAGCCTTCACATGTGCGCAAACAGACTGCAAGTTTTAAAGGAGCATTTGCCAAACATGAAGAGAATTTCAAAGATGATGAGGGCAAGGTGAAGGTTGAAAGGTGGAGGAAAGCTTTGACAGATGCAGGCAGTATTGCAGGGCACGATTTGCACGGTCATGAGTATAACgg ATTTGAAACAGAGTGTATCAAAGCAGTCATTGCTGACATATCAAAACAACTGCCTCCACCTCAAAGTGTCCAAAAAGGTTTAGTGGGATTAGAGTCACGGCTTGaagaaataagaatgaagttgaAAGTGTGTGATGTAAATGTTAAGTTAATATTAGGCCTTTGGGGTATGGGCGGTATTGGGAAAACAACCATTGCAAGAGCGGCTTTTGAACGATTTTCTAGTGCATTTGAGGGCTCATGTTTTCTTGCTGATGTTAGAAAACATGGGATGGAAGCCTTGCAAAAGAAACTCCTATCAAAAGTTCTCAAGGAAAATTCAATTTATATAGATGATGTGGATGAAGGTTTTCAGATGATAAAGAAAAGGCTTGAATGGAAGAGAGTTTTAATTGTTCTTGATGATGTGGACCATGagaatcaattaaataaattggttGGAGACGGTGAATGGATTTGCAATGGTAGTAGAGTCATCATAACTACTAGAGACAAGCATTTATTCACTCAATTTAGCGTTGTTGTTGAACCTCATGAAGTAGAGAAATTGGATAAAGAAAAAGCTTTAGAACTATTTAGTTGGCATGCTTTTAAGAAAGAATCTCCAGAAAAAGGCTTTGAAGATCTGTGTACATCTTTTGTAGCTCATGCTAGTGGTCTTCCATTAGCCCTTAAAGTCTGGGGTTCTTTTCTACGTggacaaacaaagcaaaaaatGTGGGAAAACACACTAGAGAATATTAAAGACATCCCAGAAGGggaagttattgaaatgcttaAGATAAGCTATGATAGATTGGGTGAGGAGTGcaaaaatgtatttttggaTATAGTATGCTTTTTTCGGCACGAACACCGGTATATTGTAGAAGAAGTACTTAATTGTTGTAAATTACATCCTGTTACAAACATATCAGTGCTTATTGATAGATGTCTTCTATTTGAATCATCACGGGGATATATTCGTATGCATGATTTGATATATGAAATGGGGTTGAATATTGCAAGAGAAAAAGGGAGAAGGAGATGCCGGCTTGAAGACCTTGAGGAAGACCTTGAGGAT GAGCATAAGGTGGTGGTAGAAGGTCTTTTGCTTTCATTCGACTGTGATGAGGATATTAGCCCTTGTATTGACTCTTTCAAACAAATGACAAAATTGAAGATGCTCATTGTTAGATATCAAGAAGAACACTATTTTTGTAGCTCAGAGTCTCATTTGAAAAGTATAGAAGCTTTGAAAGAGACAGGCATTACGAATTATCTCCCAAGGAGTTTGACGGTGCTAAAATTCCCATATTATCCGTGGTCAAAGCTTTTTTTCCCAATG GAAATGAAGAAACTTACCTATTTGGATCTGAGCGCATCCAAATATTTGTTAGAAACCCCAAATTTTACAAAGATGCCGAACTTGATGAATTTAAACCTTTCAGACTGTAAGAAATTAGAAACTATCCACCCATCAATTAAAAATCTTAAGAAACTTGTAAAATTGAATTTAAGTCTATGCAGCAACCTTGCAAAGTTTCCCAGCTTCAATCAA GAAATGAAGAGCATTACGTATTTGGATCTTGAAAATTGTTGTTCTTTGTTAGAAACACCAAATTTTTCTATGATGCCGAACTTGAAGGAATTACGACTTTCAAAGTGTGAAAAACTGAAACAGATCCATCCATCTTTTGAAAATCTTACGGAACTTGAGGAGTTGTATTTTGATGGTTGTAGAAACCTTGAAAAGCTTCCCAACATTAACAAG GAAATGAAGAGCATTACCCGTTTGTGGTTTACATATTGTGACTCTTTGTTAGAAACACCAAATTTTGCTATGATGTCGAACTTGAAGGACTTACGACTTTCAAATTGtgagaaattgaaagagatcCACCCATCTTTGGAAAATCTTACCGAACTTGAAATATTGTGTATTAAAAAATGTAGTACCCTTGAAAAGCTTCCCAACATTAACAAG GGAATGAAGAGCATTAAATATTTGGATCTTGAAAATTGTTCTTCATTTTTAGAAACACCAAATTTTGCTATGATGCTGAACTTGAAGGAATTACGACTTTCAAAGTGtgagaaattgaaagagatcCACCCATCTTTTGGAAATCTTATGGAACTTGAGAAGTTGTATTTTGATGGATGTCGTATCCTTGAAAAGCTTCCCACCATTAACAAG GAAATGAAGAGCATTACGTATTTGGATCTTGAAAATTGTTGTTCTTTGTTAGAGACACCAAATTTTGCTATGATGCCGAACTTGAAGGAATTACGACTTACAAATTGtgagaaattgaaagagatcCACCCATCTTTTGGAAATCTCACGGAACTtgagaaattttattttgatggaTGTAGTGCCCTTGAAAAGCTTCCCAACATTAACAAG GAAATGAAGAGCATTACGTATTTGGATCTTGAAAATTGTTGTTCATTGTTAAAAACACCAAATTTTGCTATGATGCCAAAGTTGAAGAAATTACGACTTTCAAAGTGtgagaaattgaaagagatACACCCATCTTTTGGAAATCTCACGGAACTTGAGCAGTTGTATTTTGATGGATGTAGTGCCATTGAAAAGCTTCCAACCATTAGCAAG GAAATGAAGAGCATTACGTATTTGGATCTTGAAAATTGTTGTTCTTTGTTAGAAACACCAAATTTTGCTATGATGCTGAACTTGAAGGAATTACGACTTTCAAATTGTGAGAAATTAAAAGAGATCCACCCATCTTTTGGAAATCTAATGGAACTTGAGAAGTTGTATTTTGATGGATGTCGTATCCTTGAAAAGCTTCCCACCATTAACAAG GAAATGAAGAGCATTACATATTTGGATCTTGaaaattgtttttctttgttaGAAACACCAAATTTTGCTATGATGCCGAACTTGAAGGAATTCCGACTTTCAAAGTGtgagaaattgaaagagatcCACCCATTTGGAAATCTTAGGGAACTTGAGAAGTTGTATTTTGATGGATGTAGTACCCTTGAAAAGCTTCCAGACATTAACAAG GAAATGAAGAGCATTACGTATTTGGATCTTGATAATTGTTGTTCTTTGTTAGAAACTCCAAATTTTGCTATGATGCCGAATTTGAAGTATTTAGACCTTTCAAAGTgtaagaaattaaaagagattCACTCATCTTTTGGAAATCTTACGGAACTTGAGCAGTTGCATTTTGATGGATGTAGTACCCTTGAAAAGCTTCCCAACATTAATAAG GAAATGAAGAGCATTACGTATTTGGATCTTGATAATTGTTGTTCTTTGTTAGAAACTCCAA ATTTTGCTATGATGCCGAATTTGAAGTGTTTAGACCTTTCAAAGTgtaagaaattaaaagagattCACCCATCTTTTGGAAATCTCACGGAACTTGAGGAGTTGTATATTGATGGATGTAGTAACCTTGAAAAGCTTCCCACCATTAACAAG GAAATGAAGAGCATTATGTATTTGGATCTTGGAAATTGTTGTTCTTTGTTAGAAACCCCAAATTTTGCTATGATGCCGAACTTGAATGAATTGCGACTTTCAAAGTGtgagaaattgaaagagatTCACCCATCTATTGAAAATCTTACGGAACTTGAGGAGTTGTATTTGGATGGATGTAGTACCCTTGAAAAGCTTCCCAACATTAATAAG GGCAACCTTGGGTCTGATGGTGACATTGACATTCGTGGAATCAAAACTTTTGTTCCTTTGTTAGCACTAGTCATTATCTCGGCCTCAATAATACGGTCTGCTAACTTGGTGATTATCAGTCTTGTACCATTACACAAACCAATAGTATGGTCAATATTTCTCATCAACATAACTGACGATCCAATTTTCAAAGTCAATGTATGA
- the LOC116007480 gene encoding disease resistance protein RPP5-like isoform X8, translating into MVKLEDMASASSATPSQSTPKFTYDVFLSFRGEDTRKNFVDHLYHWLEQKGLHTFKDDERLEKGQSIAPTLLQAIQQSRFAVVVFSKNYASSTWCLDELAKIMECKHNLNQVVVPIFYDIEPSHVRKQTASFKGAFAKHEENFKDDEGKVKVERWRKALTDAGSIAGHDLHGHEYNGFETECIKAVIADISKQLPPPQSVQKGLVGLESRLEEIRMKLKVCDVNVKLILGLWGMGGIGKTTIARAAFERFSSAFEGSCFLADVRKHGMEALQKKLLSKVLKENSIYIDDVDEGFQMIKKRLEWKRVLIVLDDVDHENQLNKLVGDGEWICNGSRVIITTRDKHLFTQFSVVVEPHEVEKLDKEKALELFSWHAFKKESPEKGFEDLCTSFVAHASGLPLALKVWGSFLRGQTKQKMWENTLENIKDIPEGEVIEMLKISYDRLGEECKNVFLDIVCFFRHEHRYIVEEVLNCCKLHPVTNISVLIDRCLLFESSRGYIRMHDLIYEMGLNIAREKGRRRCRLEDLEEDLEDEHKVVVEGLLLSFDCDEDISPCIDSFKQMTKLKMLIVRYQEEHYFCSSESHLKSIEALKETGITNYLPRSLTVLKFPYYPWSKLFFPMEMKKLTYLDLSASKYLLETPNFTKMPNLMNLNLSDCKKLETIHPSIKNLKKLVKLNLSLCSNLAKFPSFNQEMKSITYLDLENCCSLLETPNFSMMPNLKELRLSKCEKLKQIHPSFENLTELEELYFDGCRNLEKLPNINKEMKSITRLWFTYCDSLLETPNFAMMSNLKDLRLSNCEKLKEIHPSLENLTELEILCIKKCSTLEKLPNINKGMKSIKYLDLENCSSFLETPNFAMMLNLKELRLSKCEKLKEIHPSFGNLMELEKLYFDGCRILEKLPTINKEMESITYLDLKNCCSLLETPNFAMMPNLKALRFSKCEKLKEIHPSFRNLTKLDVLYFDGCSTLEKLPNLNEEMKSITYLDLENCCSLLETPNFAMMLNLKELRLSNCEKLKEIHPSFGNLMELEKLYFDGCRILEKLPTINKEMKSITYLDLENCFSLLETPNFAMMPNLKEFRLSKCEKLKEIHPFGNLRELEKLYFDGCSTLEKLPDINKEMKSITYLDLDNCCSLLETPNFAMMPNLKYLDLSKCKKLKEIHSSFGNLTELEQLHFDGCSTLEKLPNINKEMKSITYLDLDNCCSLLETPNFAMMPNLKCLDLSKCKKLKEIHPSFGNLTELEELYIDGCSNLEKLPTINKEMKSIMYLDLGNCCSLLETPNFAMMPNLNELRLSKCEKLKEIHPSIENLTELEELYLDGCSTLEKLPNINKGNLGSDGDIDIRGIKTFVPLLALVIISASIIRSANLVIISLVPLHKPIVWSIFLINITDDPIFKVNV; encoded by the exons ATGGTGAAGTTGGAGGATATGGCTTCTGCCTCTTCTGCTACCCCTTCACAATCAACTCCCAAATTCACTTACGATGTTTTCTTGAGTTTTCGAGGGGAAGATACTCGCAAGAATTTTGTTGATCACCTTTACCATTGGCTGGAACAGAAAGGGCTCCACACCTTCAAAGATGACGAGCGGCTGGAGAAAGGACAGTCTATTGCTCCCACTCTCCTACAAGCTATTCAACAATCAAGATTTGCAGTTGTCGTCTTTTCCAAAAATTATGCATCTTCAACCTGGTGTCTAGACGAACTTGCAAAAATCATGGAATGCAAACATAATCTAAACCAGGTTGTGGTGCCAATTTTCTACGACATAGAGCCTTCACATGTGCGCAAACAGACTGCAAGTTTTAAAGGAGCATTTGCCAAACATGAAGAGAATTTCAAAGATGATGAGGGCAAGGTGAAGGTTGAAAGGTGGAGGAAAGCTTTGACAGATGCAGGCAGTATTGCAGGGCACGATTTGCACGGTCATGAGTATAACgg ATTTGAAACAGAGTGTATCAAAGCAGTCATTGCTGACATATCAAAACAACTGCCTCCACCTCAAAGTGTCCAAAAAGGTTTAGTGGGATTAGAGTCACGGCTTGaagaaataagaatgaagttgaAAGTGTGTGATGTAAATGTTAAGTTAATATTAGGCCTTTGGGGTATGGGCGGTATTGGGAAAACAACCATTGCAAGAGCGGCTTTTGAACGATTTTCTAGTGCATTTGAGGGCTCATGTTTTCTTGCTGATGTTAGAAAACATGGGATGGAAGCCTTGCAAAAGAAACTCCTATCAAAAGTTCTCAAGGAAAATTCAATTTATATAGATGATGTGGATGAAGGTTTTCAGATGATAAAGAAAAGGCTTGAATGGAAGAGAGTTTTAATTGTTCTTGATGATGTGGACCATGagaatcaattaaataaattggttGGAGACGGTGAATGGATTTGCAATGGTAGTAGAGTCATCATAACTACTAGAGACAAGCATTTATTCACTCAATTTAGCGTTGTTGTTGAACCTCATGAAGTAGAGAAATTGGATAAAGAAAAAGCTTTAGAACTATTTAGTTGGCATGCTTTTAAGAAAGAATCTCCAGAAAAAGGCTTTGAAGATCTGTGTACATCTTTTGTAGCTCATGCTAGTGGTCTTCCATTAGCCCTTAAAGTCTGGGGTTCTTTTCTACGTggacaaacaaagcaaaaaatGTGGGAAAACACACTAGAGAATATTAAAGACATCCCAGAAGGggaagttattgaaatgcttaAGATAAGCTATGATAGATTGGGTGAGGAGTGcaaaaatgtatttttggaTATAGTATGCTTTTTTCGGCACGAACACCGGTATATTGTAGAAGAAGTACTTAATTGTTGTAAATTACATCCTGTTACAAACATATCAGTGCTTATTGATAGATGTCTTCTATTTGAATCATCACGGGGATATATTCGTATGCATGATTTGATATATGAAATGGGGTTGAATATTGCAAGAGAAAAAGGGAGAAGGAGATGCCGGCTTGAAGACCTTGAGGAAGACCTTGAGGAT GAGCATAAGGTGGTGGTAGAAGGTCTTTTGCTTTCATTCGACTGTGATGAGGATATTAGCCCTTGTATTGACTCTTTCAAACAAATGACAAAATTGAAGATGCTCATTGTTAGATATCAAGAAGAACACTATTTTTGTAGCTCAGAGTCTCATTTGAAAAGTATAGAAGCTTTGAAAGAGACAGGCATTACGAATTATCTCCCAAGGAGTTTGACGGTGCTAAAATTCCCATATTATCCGTGGTCAAAGCTTTTTTTCCCAATG GAAATGAAGAAACTTACCTATTTGGATCTGAGCGCATCCAAATATTTGTTAGAAACCCCAAATTTTACAAAGATGCCGAACTTGATGAATTTAAACCTTTCAGACTGTAAGAAATTAGAAACTATCCACCCATCAATTAAAAATCTTAAGAAACTTGTAAAATTGAATTTAAGTCTATGCAGCAACCTTGCAAAGTTTCCCAGCTTCAATCAA GAAATGAAGAGCATTACGTATTTGGATCTTGAAAATTGTTGTTCTTTGTTAGAAACACCAAATTTTTCTATGATGCCGAACTTGAAGGAATTACGACTTTCAAAGTGTGAAAAACTGAAACAGATCCATCCATCTTTTGAAAATCTTACGGAACTTGAGGAGTTGTATTTTGATGGTTGTAGAAACCTTGAAAAGCTTCCCAACATTAACAAG GAAATGAAGAGCATTACCCGTTTGTGGTTTACATATTGTGACTCTTTGTTAGAAACACCAAATTTTGCTATGATGTCGAACTTGAAGGACTTACGACTTTCAAATTGtgagaaattgaaagagatcCACCCATCTTTGGAAAATCTTACCGAACTTGAAATATTGTGTATTAAAAAATGTAGTACCCTTGAAAAGCTTCCCAACATTAACAAG GGAATGAAGAGCATTAAATATTTGGATCTTGAAAATTGTTCTTCATTTTTAGAAACACCAAATTTTGCTATGATGCTGAACTTGAAGGAATTACGACTTTCAAAGTGtgagaaattgaaagagatcCACCCATCTTTTGGAAATCTTATGGAACTTGAGAAGTTGTATTTTGATGGATGTCGTATCCTTGAAAAGCTTCCCACCATTAACAAG GAAATGGAGAGCATTACCTATTTGGATCTTAAAAATTGTTGTTCTTTGTTAGAAACCCCTAATTTTGCTATGATGCCGAATTTAAAGGCATTACGATTTTCAAAATGtgagaaattgaaagagatcCACCCATCCTTCAGAAACCTTACGAAACTTGATGTGTTGTATTTTGATGGATGTAGTACCCTTGAAAAGCTTCCCAACCTTAACGAG GAAATGAAGAGCATTACGTATTTGGATCTTGAAAATTGTTGTTCTTTGTTAGAAACACCAAATTTTGCTATGATGCTGAACTTGAAGGAATTACGACTTTCAAATTGTGAGAAATTAAAAGAGATCCACCCATCTTTTGGAAATCTAATGGAACTTGAGAAGTTGTATTTTGATGGATGTCGTATCCTTGAAAAGCTTCCCACCATTAACAAG GAAATGAAGAGCATTACATATTTGGATCTTGaaaattgtttttctttgttaGAAACACCAAATTTTGCTATGATGCCGAACTTGAAGGAATTCCGACTTTCAAAGTGtgagaaattgaaagagatcCACCCATTTGGAAATCTTAGGGAACTTGAGAAGTTGTATTTTGATGGATGTAGTACCCTTGAAAAGCTTCCAGACATTAACAAG GAAATGAAGAGCATTACGTATTTGGATCTTGATAATTGTTGTTCTTTGTTAGAAACTCCAAATTTTGCTATGATGCCGAATTTGAAGTATTTAGACCTTTCAAAGTgtaagaaattaaaagagattCACTCATCTTTTGGAAATCTTACGGAACTTGAGCAGTTGCATTTTGATGGATGTAGTACCCTTGAAAAGCTTCCCAACATTAATAAG GAAATGAAGAGCATTACGTATTTGGATCTTGATAATTGTTGTTCTTTGTTAGAAACTCCAA ATTTTGCTATGATGCCGAATTTGAAGTGTTTAGACCTTTCAAAGTgtaagaaattaaaagagattCACCCATCTTTTGGAAATCTCACGGAACTTGAGGAGTTGTATATTGATGGATGTAGTAACCTTGAAAAGCTTCCCACCATTAACAAG GAAATGAAGAGCATTATGTATTTGGATCTTGGAAATTGTTGTTCTTTGTTAGAAACCCCAAATTTTGCTATGATGCCGAACTTGAATGAATTGCGACTTTCAAAGTGtgagaaattgaaagagatTCACCCATCTATTGAAAATCTTACGGAACTTGAGGAGTTGTATTTGGATGGATGTAGTACCCTTGAAAAGCTTCCCAACATTAATAAG GGCAACCTTGGGTCTGATGGTGACATTGACATTCGTGGAATCAAAACTTTTGTTCCTTTGTTAGCACTAGTCATTATCTCGGCCTCAATAATACGGTCTGCTAACTTGGTGATTATCAGTCTTGTACCATTACACAAACCAATAGTATGGTCAATATTTCTCATCAACATAACTGACGATCCAATTTTCAAAGTCAATGTATGA